TGTGGTAGAGCAGACGTAAAATTGCTATCCCTTTGAATCTGTCACGGGGATCAATGGGGATAAATGTGTGGAAGATGTAAAATTGCTATCTTTTCAGACAGATAAACAGCCTCCCCTTCTCCCACTATCTCCACTTTCATACCCTCCTCACTCCATAAAACATGCACAGAGACACACACACCTAATTCTTCAGTAATTACCTTATGGTATTTATGTATGGAACTTATGTACTGCTGTCGGTACCATAGCAAACAGTGAAAATGTATCCGTACATGGCACGAACATACaaatctatttattttttccatcTCATGAAGCATCTAAACAGATATTGAAACCCAAATATTAGCTATTTCATCCCCTAGCCAATAGCCATGAAATGGAAACTAGTATGTTTTATCTTAACAAACATGTCTTTACCACAAAAGTCTGTACTACAATGAGAGCAAATGCAACTTAATCTTAAGACTTCCAATCTAGCTAACTAAATGCTTTAACAAAACTTTAGTAACCACAGCTAGGTCTTGTACTATGCATGGGAAAACAGAGAAAGGACCTGGCATCGTTAAGATTATTTGACCATCCTGCTATAATTGACCGCCTCTATTCAACATAACCCCTGAGACAACTATAGGCAACCAAATTTGCAAGGGAGATTAGAGAAAAATTATTAACTATCAACAAATAAAGCTATTACTAAACAAGTAAGCACTTCTTCTCGTGGGAAGATTGACGTGATGTTAAAACTGACTGATCCTAAACAAGAGGCACAGTCTTAACTATGATTTTACCTAGTGGGTATTAAAACTGACTGATCCTGAAGCAGAGGCACAGTTTTAATTATGATTTTACCGACTCTGGGGGCAAGGGGGGCAACTGGCTATCCATTTCATGACTAGAGCGATGTTCTTGCTACCAGAAGATTCGATGCGGCATACCAATTTCCGCAGCAACTCCAGCGTCTCCGAGACCCCGTCGATGAGCTCGTCCCCCTTCCAAATCACCcctaaagaagaagaagaagaaaaataaatctaaaTCCAAGGAACAGGAATGCACTAGTGAGAGCAGCACAGGGACCAAGCCGAAAATACTGAAAAGGAAAGTGGGGGCGGGGGTAATAAACAGGAAAGGAGACCATCGCAATCCAAGAGGAAGGCGTCGACGGAGTCGACGAGGGATCGCGCTGAGTCGGCGGTGAGCAGCCCTTCAGCCATGGCTTCCTTTCCTTCTCGACTGCCCCTGCTCCTGGCTGCTGCTTTGCGCTCCGGCCGCTAGTTGCCCACTAGGGGGCGGCCTCCGCTAGTATTCTTTCACCGTTGATTACCTTTTGAGGTCCAGTTGCCCACATATGTTCTTTCTTATTGAGGAGATTAGATACCAAACGAAGCTGACTTGTCTTGCATCCGCACGCACACAATACAAGCATCTTCACTTCTCCCATCGAACCTCACCACCGAGCCGCCTCTCCCGGTTTCGTTCTCCCCAAGAACCACGCCCCGGTCACCCATCGCTCACTGAAGACTTgaccccggcggcggcctgatCCGGCGtctccgccgcccgcaacaTCTGGATCCAGCTCGTCGCAGCCCCCAGGTCTGGTGCCCTCCGGTAGCTGACGACGTGATGACCCTGGGTTTGCCAAGTTGTCCGCCATTGATGATTGATGACGAGGTGATGCGTGGACTGATTGCTCGTTCGGTAAGCATTTGTGATTCAAAGTGTTCAACTATTCTCTTGTCACCATGGACCGATTGCTCGGTTGCTTTGCTTATACATAATATGCACCGACAACATACCCATTGCTCATTTGCTTATATATGCACCAAGAACATATGTTTGATGGCAATTCAAGGATGAAAAATGTGGTGACAGAGGTAAATGCAGTcctcacatttttttttccggttaTCCTACATAGTTTATTTTTAATACTTGTTCCGTTCTTAAATGTTGGAAgttctaactttgtactaCGTCAAACTTCCAGGTATCAAAAATCTGAATATCAAATAACTATAGTACGAAAATATATAGCAAGatgaatttaataaaactaatttcgAGTTTTAGATGCtggtacatttttctataaatttgatgaaagtttttaaaaaattgacttaagacaaagcTAAGACTTCAAgcatttagaaacggaggaagtagtccATAGACTCGTCGTATACTCGTCTTTTATGTTCTAATTGatctactccttccgatccatattaattttctcaaatttgcgcaaatatggatgtatctatgcttaaaaagcatctagaacatgtatattttgacaatgaatataaatcggagggagtattgtttttttctcttttgaatAGCGTCTTGTTGTATTCATTTGCAGCAATTTAAGATGTATTTACTGTAATTTAAAAAGCTCTGTATTGTTCCGAACCTATCGTTGAAGTggatttaaaattttaaaattgtcAATAGTGCCATACTATAATTACCTATCATTTGTTGAATTATTGtactctccgtccaacaaaaatgttgcaatttttgaccaaatttacaTGTCGAGCACGTCTACAAAGGCGTCACGGAGAACGAACGCGGTTATTCATTATGCTCAGGTGTGTACAAACAGGAGAAACATCCTCAAGTCTCGATATTTATAGAGCCGTCCAGACATAATAATAACTTAATTACAGTAACGAGGGCGGATCATCCTCTGCAGTCTATCACCACGCGTGACAGACAACGGGGCGCATAACTTTCTTCGCCCGCGAGATGGAAAACCCTGTAAAATTACCCACCTATTATAACAGGTAATGTCTATATGCCGAATTTATTCTGTAGCGTTTCTCAACAGTCCCCATAATAAGGGGtcttgagcagcagcaggcagctTCAGGCGTCGTCTTCCTTGTCTGCAAAGACGTCAAGAAGGGAAAGAGCCTGCATTTCAACAGCAAAACCACAATAATTAGCCTCAATCATGTTCATTTGGCCATATGCCTCCATCTGAACGGGAGATTATGTGACTAAGAGATGCACGAACCTCAGTGATGCTGAGCTCCAGCCTGAACTTGGGCCCGTCGTAGTGGTGCAGGATCGGCCGGAAGGCGTCTTCCTCCAGCGGGTTGCAGATCTTCCTTGTCGCCACCCTCACCTGGATGGATTATAAGcaagacaagaaacaaaattaggACTGCTCGTCTTGCTTCTTAGTACTACTAACTTAGGACTGTTCGTCTTTCTATTGGAGACCATGCTAAGATTGTCCATCTTGTTTTTCAGAGACTAAGTATCTTTCCATCTTGTTCTATCTAGTACTAGCAGTAGCTTCATGCAAGTGATCTTGCTTGAGTTGATGCTGATGCAATTGGACATGGGTTGACAAGTGGTAATTCTTCTAGAGGAACAGACTGTTGGTCCACGACAGACCGGCCAACCTTAGACAAGATGTCTGTCCTTCATGTGAGGCaagtttctttctttgtttcatGTGAGGCAATTGAACCCGTGTTGACAAGTGTGTTTCTTCTAGAAGGACATGTTGTTGGCCTACGACTGACCAGAAAAGTGGCCAACCTAATCGAGAAGAGTAGTTGGGCAGTCGCTAGCAAAGCTCTGCCGACGATCTAGTGACAGGTTCTAGACCATGCCACACGCATCCGTTTAATTAAGCGATTAATTGCTTCTACTACTCTGCACCTGCACGGATCTCTTCTTGCAGATCAAGCCTTGCAACTAGACATCTCTAACTAATCAACCTTGGTTGATGGATGATCAAAACTTAGCTAGCAGCATCTGGCATGGATGGTGCAGGTACCTGTGCAGGGAAGCGAGACTCGCCGGGGCACTTCTTGTCCTCCCAGGCCGCCGGGTCGATGTTTGCTCCGCCGAAGCTCGCGGCCTGCAACGACAGATTCAGCGTTAGGTGACAAGTCAAGCAATCCATCGTCAAAAGTTGCAAACAGGAAGAAAGGGGATCCTGGAGATTGCTTgtaattaaatttaaattttacCTCGAAGATGCCGTGGAGCTGGTGCGTGGAGTAGTTGTAGAGGAAGAGGGGCAGCCCTGGCCTGATCGCCCTCACCGAATCTCTGTATCTCGACGGCAGCCCTGCAAATTAAACGAACAACCCGCCGATGGATCAGATTAGGTAGAGTTGCCTTGCCTGGATTTTATCCTGATCTGATCCTACTGGAGCAGTAAATTATTGGTCATAATAGTTGTTTGATGATGAATTAATTCGTACCGAACAGCTGCCTTTTGAGGTTCTCCTCCATGGTGTCGTTGTTGCAGACGAAGATGTATCCTCCGATGGCCTCGTTCCTGGGCAGCGCCTCGGACGCCGGCAGCGTCTTGAACCGCTTCTCCGACGCGGCGCCGtggttgttgctgttgttgttgttgccgccCTCGTTCTTGGCGTGCTTCTTCTTGCCGTCAAGAGCGCCGCCCTtcttgccgccgccgtagtggttgttgctgttgttgttggccgGCCTCCCGATGGACTTGTTGAAGTAGCTCTTCACCTCCCCGTTGCCGCCGCTGTTGAAGTTGCTGCTGTTGTAATTCCCGCCCATCATCTTGTTGAGCGCAAAGTTGCTGTTCATGTtggcgttgttgttgttgttggtctTGGCGGCGCCATAGCCGCTGAGGTTGCCGTAGGGCTTGGCGTCGCTGGCGGCTTGCGGGAGGCTGACGTTGTTGTAGCGGTCGGCcttgttggtggtggtgttgcCGAAGGCTAGCTTGCCGGAGCCGATGAGGCCGGGCCCGTCCTGCAGGCCGCCGTTGCCGTTGTTGGTGTTGATCTTGGCGTTGATCTGGCCGTCGAGGGGTGAAGGAGAGAAGAGGGCGGCCGGGTCGCCGTTGTTGCGGCCCCGGGCGTTGTCGGCGGGGGACCAGATGGAGTCGCCGAGGGAGAGCCCCGAGAAGCTCGCCGTCTgcagccgcagctggtcgctgAACTGCCAGAACTCCCGATCGTAGCCCTCCATCTCGATCGCTCTTCACTGCTACCACTGTATCTTCTCTTCTTTGGGTGCTGCTGGGGAATGGGAATGGAGCGCGAGGCCGGGGGCGGTCCGGGTTTTATGGCTGGGAAGACGGTGTGCCGCGTGCTGGTTGGTTGGTGCGGTGCTGGGTCCGATTGCTTCCACTGGAAGTAGTGGCAGCAGTGATATGAACCAGCTGGTCAGGTGCAGCTTGGACCGAGGAACCAGTCGACTGCAGATATTGTCAAAATCGTGTGCCGCTTCTGTCTGACAGGCCGGGCCCGAACCCGGGACGCGTGGCCGTGTCGGGAGGAAGCTTCGTGGAAGGTGGCCAAAGCCCAAAGCGCGTCCCCGACCGAGCAGAGGAATTCAACGGAGGAGACGTGGATGCGCGGGCACGTCCGTGATCTTCTGGAAGAACCTGACATGGGGAGGGATGGCTTCGCGTTTACTACCCCTCTCCCGTGCCAACTTTTCCCACACCGTTCGTTGCCCGCGTCTTTGTGCAAAAAGGAAAGATGATTAGCGGCGAAGGCAACGAGGCTAAGTGGAGTGTATAAAATGCCGTACATGTGCTATCCTATCCCGTTTTGCGACTTTTAAAAGTGTGACGGAAGATTGCGGTGGCGATGAGACGTTTGTTTATATTGCTAAATCAGTGTGTTTAACCCTCAACATCGCCACTCAATCAAATCCAGCTGTTTACGCATCCGCCGTGTGGTTTGCtggacgaccatggacgccaCGCGAGGAGTATGTGTTAGTGACGTGTTCAGCGTTCTTGCAGTGCTAGAACCCCTGCTGCAACGCTGCATGATGTTGGCCTAAAATAAAAGAGTAAAGTCCATTTTAAATCTTAAACGTGCATACCAAGTTTGAAATAGGACTCAACCCTAACTTTTCAATCTCTGAAATCAGCACCCTAATCTTATTAATCCCGTTACCTTAGGGAATCAAATTGTGTTTGGGAGAGCAGGATTGCTGACAAGATAGACAATCTTAGGATTTTTATCGAAAAACCCATTGAACTAGACGATGATTTAGATTGTGATAATTTTAGTAGAAATATATTAGAACAAAAAATATAGACGTATATGATACAACTATTATAGGACATAAAATCAATTGCTCAAGTGACACGAGACATGATCAAATTTTCACATGCATCTGCAAAATTGTAAATAATATTATATAACTTAGTCTAAATATAGGTGACAATCTGGATATCAATAAGCTGAACTGAATTGGTCAACAAATCCCAAATTTTAACTGATATGTCAGCAATCCCGTTCTCCCAAACGGTTTTTGATTCTCGAAGGTTGAGATTACACGGGATTAACAAGAATAGGGTGCTGATTTCAGGGATTAGAAAGGCATGGTTCATTTTAGACTTGGCCTACTAGGTCAAGGTTTAATATGAACTTTACTCAAAATAAAACGCCCCATGATGTTATCGTTGGAACTCTAAAAAGGATTTGCACTCCGCAGATTATCATCGCTTAGGTTTACGAACCATACCTAATTCTCTGATGTATTCTATATAATTTATTCAGAATAAAAGATGGTAACATAAAGAAACTGATCTGTTCGATTacatttatgtttttttagattaTTAAATATCATACAATGGGTTTTACTATGGAAAGTTGACTGTTTTTCGTTAGACATCAGTTGACTTGTTGGACCGTCGGATTTTAATCCAAACATCATATGGAAGATGGGAAGAGTGGAAGTGACACCcaaatcttaatccaacggatCTAGTGTGTTGATTGAgatttaagtttttttcttaaaaatcagtcACCTGAGATATAACAGCATCCTAAAAAAACAGAGTACAAGTATTACAAAAACACATGAAAACGGTTAAAACTGATCAGAAAAATACAAGGGTCCGAGAAGCAAAGCAGAGTAAACTTGAAAAGGATAAAAATTACATACGGTCTTTAGGAGGCACATATTGAAGGCAAAAGCCCCAGCCAAACTTCAACGatgccaatgtgctcatagtTAGAAAAAACATCCTCTTAAACAGCAAGGTTCAGATTCCAGAGTAACAGCATTGCCGTAGTGTAGAGTCACTCGCTATGACACATCAGTTTACTCTGGCAGCTCGATATGGAACAAACGCAAGTCTTTTATTCCAACAAACCTCACTTGATCCGTTTAATGATTGTAGAGTTGGAAAATAAATCGTGAGAGTGAACAAGTTGGGCTAGCTACTACCACCAAACTTCAACGATCTGTTTTGAATGTAAAAGGCGCAGCCAAACTTCAACCATGCCAATGTGATCACAGGAAGTGAAACACAACCCCTAAAATTAACAACAAGATCCAGATTTCAGAGCAACAACATTGCCATAGAGACTGTTTACAACCCAGATGGCACCAAAGCAAGTCACTTGATCCCACAAAACCTCACTTGATCCGTTCCATGATTGTAGAGttggaaaaaagaaatcatGAGCGTGCATGTTGGGCTAGCTACTACGACCAAAACTTTTTCATCCCACGTCCACGCCAGGGACGTCACGTCTGATCCGCCGGGACCGTGCGAAAGGTCCTAAACGAAAGCGAGTCCTATACCGTGCGTGTCCATCCATCCACGGCAGCCGACGATGGATCGAATCAAATACGGAGCAGTAGCAGTGGTGAGtgagaaaggaaaaacacacacatacatacGCGCCTACGCGGCACTGCatcaaagctagctagctagcagacAAGTGAAGAGGACGCATCGGTCGCCATGTTTGTTTTTCGTCCAACATTGCTTCGTGGGGAAGCGAGTTGGCCGGGCAAGTGCGATCGCGACGCACGTCCCGTTGCCGCGCGCCCGGATCCACATTGATTTGGCCATTAATTACTAACATGAGCCCAGCCTCTCCTCCGCAGCTCCACGCCGCACGCCGTACTGCTCCACTTTGACGCGATCGGGGTTGATTTGCAAGTCTAACCACAAACGCGATTCCATTAACGTCAGTGTTACAACTACTACGACGAATCGACGATGGAGTAGTACAAATGCAGATGAATATTTACGGAGAGTTTATACGCGTGCCTAACTCTCTGCTTGACCAATCACATACGAAGTAGTATACTGGTCTCAACTTCTCCAAGCGTGGAAATGTCCAATGTCGGATCGCTGGCGACTTTTCCTGGCGTCCGTTCCATCGCTGCGCTGCTGAGCACAgcaccgccgcgcgcgcgtgtaCGTGTCGCGTCCCGCGTGGCCTGTCGCCGTCGCTCTCAACAACGTCTGCGTGGTCGACACCGGCAGCGCGATGTGATTGGCGCTCGTCCGctgctttttgttttttgagggGAGGCCCATCCGTTGCTGTGGTGCCCGCCTCCGCACAAGGCACCCAGCGACCCACGGCCCACGGCCACGGAGAAGGCGTCGGCTGGACGCCTGGACCTGGCCAGGTGGTGGTGCTCGTATCAGGATTCAGGATAGTGTCTCAGCCATCGATTTAGCGTAATTATtactttagtttttttttctgtttggaATCTTCTAACCCCaatatttgatattttttcacatgcatgcacgctaTTTTCATCAACCTATCCCCACTAATGATTCGAAGGATTTTCACGGgaattttgatttttctctatatgagttgtttgatttgtatgATTGCTCATGGAAAATTTTCCTAAGGATTTAATTGCACTACatttcataggaatttttccatccactccaaccaatttttcaatttttttttgtttttctgtgtTCAATCAAACTAACATTGGTCTAACAACAATTTTGTAGGATTTGAATGCACTTACGATTTTcctatttttgtatttttcctatccatcaaagaggccctaagTGGGAAATCTATCATGCGATTTCATTATTTGTTCTTAATTTTGGATACTCTTTCCGTGCTACTCAATTTCACTTAacgtatgttaactaaaaatttccgctACAATGTGCGGGACATCATCTAggagtactacctccgttccagtATATGGAGCCCCAACGCATCCCTAGGTTAAAGATCTAACTAATGTAACACGATTTTTctatcacaaaaattataccattagaaaatatagcatttgaagtttctaatgatataatttttgtaataTAAAACTCATGTTACGTTAGTTAAATTCTTAACCTAAGAATGCGTGAGGGCGCCATAAACCGGAACGGAGGTTGTAGTTGATATAGTAGCTAGATAACTAAAAGGCgcttttctaaaaaaagataACTAAAGGTGCTGCTGCGTGAGTATGAAAAATCCTATGAGACCACAcaattaacctggcaagtaatGTGGATAAGCAAATAAGTAGATATGAATAAACTCACGAGTATATGTGTGAAACATTGACAAGTAGGTACAACAAACTGACAAGGAATAAATTAGTAAGTCGATAAGTAGGCATCGATAAATGGGATGAGTATGCACAAATAACACAGTTGATTCCAGCGAGCATAACTTCATGATACATGGGAAACTGACACTATTTTTAGGGACAGCGTTGAGTATTGATGAATTTTTACATGCTAGAAAAATAAAGGTAATttataagagaaaaaaaatgctaaagTGAGCGGGCCGGAGTGGcttgcttttttctttttctttttgagaacaGGCCGGAGTGGCTTGCTGTGTGTGAATGGGTTAAGGACTGTTTAATTGTGCTTGAATTTAGTTTGTTCGTGTGCGCTACTGGATTGGGCCACGTTAAGCTGGGCTGGTTGGTCACGTGACGGGCTGTGGCGTGGGAATCGGACTTTGCACTCGCGCTTGGACGAACGGTGCGCAAGCAAGGGAATCCATGGGCCTGTGACTGTGGCTTCGCTCGGACGAAACGGTGCGTAGGAATCGAAGCGGAGGAATCGATCGCTTCGCCACCAGTCGCCAGggtcctttttcttctttctaatTTTGGCTTTGACACTGCCTTGTTTTTTTCTGCCAATTACTAGATTACTAGATTACTTCTCTCGTCTTTTAAAGTGATTCTAGCTTTCTTCTCAAACAactattttaaaattttgatgaaat
The Brachypodium distachyon strain Bd21 chromosome 2, Brachypodium_distachyon_v3.0, whole genome shotgun sequence genome window above contains:
- the LOC100825605 gene encoding B2 protein, encoding MEGYDREFWQFSDQLRLQTASFSGLSLGDSIWSPADNARGRNNGDPAALFSPSPLDGQINAKINTNNGNGGLQDGPGLIGSGKLAFGNTTTNKADRYNNVSLPQAASDAKPYGNLSGYGAAKTNNNNNANMNSNFALNKMMGGNYNSSNFNSGGNGEVKSYFNKSIGRPANNNSNNHYGGGKKGGALDGKKKHAKNEGGNNNNSNNHGAASEKRFKTLPASEALPRNEAIGGYIFVCNNDTMEENLKRQLFGLPSRYRDSVRAIRPGLPLFLYNYSTHQLHGIFEAASFGGANIDPAAWEDKKCPGESRFPAQVRVATRKICNPLEEDAFRPILHHYDGPKFRLELSITEALSLLDVFADKEDDA